A genomic window from Granulicella aggregans includes:
- a CDS encoding site-specific integrase → MSTAIALLPSSLPSVFTARPEARTRMRDFFSSHIRNANTRRAYREAVRQFSEFCAEHGILDLAQVEPVHVAAFVETQLKTQSKPTVKLRLAALRMLFDWMVVGQVIPTNPAHAVRGPKHSQRRGKTPVLQADEARVLIDTIDTTSLPGLRDRALIGLMVYTFARVGAAISMRVDDFFVQGRRGWVRLHEKGGKEHEMPTHHNLDRYLEEYIVAAGIAEDRKGPMFRTTRGRSGELTSNSLLQSDVWRMIRRRALAAGIKTEIGCHTFRATGITAYLKNGGRLEIAQQMAAHESARTTGLYDRRSDEISLDEVERIGI, encoded by the coding sequence ATGAGCACAGCAATCGCGCTCCTTCCCTCTTCCCTGCCCTCCGTGTTCACCGCGCGGCCGGAAGCCCGCACGCGGATGCGCGACTTCTTCAGCTCGCACATCCGCAATGCCAACACGCGCCGCGCCTACCGCGAGGCCGTACGGCAGTTCTCGGAATTTTGTGCCGAGCATGGCATCCTGGATCTCGCCCAGGTCGAGCCGGTCCACGTCGCAGCCTTCGTCGAGACGCAGTTGAAGACTCAATCGAAACCGACGGTGAAGCTGCGGCTGGCCGCATTGCGAATGTTGTTCGATTGGATGGTCGTCGGCCAGGTCATTCCCACAAATCCAGCCCATGCGGTTCGCGGGCCAAAGCATTCGCAACGGCGCGGCAAGACGCCAGTGCTGCAGGCGGATGAAGCCCGTGTCTTGATCGACACGATCGACACCACTTCCCTGCCCGGTCTGCGTGACCGTGCCCTGATCGGTCTAATGGTCTATACCTTCGCTCGCGTGGGCGCGGCAATCTCAATGCGCGTCGATGACTTCTTTGTTCAGGGCCGCCGAGGTTGGGTCCGCCTTCATGAAAAGGGCGGCAAAGAACACGAGATGCCGACACACCACAATCTCGACCGCTACTTGGAGGAGTACATCGTGGCGGCCGGCATCGCCGAGGATCGCAAGGGACCCATGTTCCGCACGACGAGGGGTCGCTCAGGAGAGTTGACGAGCAATTCCCTGCTCCAGTCTGATGTCTGGCGCATGATTCGTCGACGGGCTCTAGCGGCTGGAATCAAGACCGAGATCGGTTGTCATACCTTCCGGGCGACAGGCATCACGGCCTACCTCAAGAATGGCGGCAGGTTGGAGATCGCTCAGCAGATGGCAGCCCATGAATCGGCTCGAACTACCGGGCTCTACGACCGGAGGAGCGATGAGATCTCGCTCGATGAGGTCGAGCGGATTGGGATCTAG